The Halonatronomonas betaini genome includes a region encoding these proteins:
- a CDS encoding phytoene desaturase family protein, producing the protein MAKTITVVGGGLGGLSAAISLAADGHQVRLFEKNQHLGGKLNQDTIDGFTFDLGPSILTMPHIFKKLFELHNQDMGDFLEIQRLDLEWRSFFEDGTVIDLYSDLGEMLEENKDLDSKDIEEIKNYLDYAGGISDLVEEGYFAEGLDTLGQVLKYYGPIKAFRGLDYFSTMADGVAKRINNPYLQHIYNFFIKYVGSSPYQAPAVLNMLPYIQYKYGLWYVPGGLFRISEALQQLAAGIDNLELNTGSEVVGIEKTGDKIDGVILENGQLIKSDYIVSNMEVIPFYRDLLVEPEIENKYQKFEPACSGYVLHLGVDRRYNNLAHHNFFFSKDPKEHFASVFQEYKLPEDPTIYLVASSQTDTAQAPEGCENIKILPHIPHLGRGSFSREEYDSLKERVLDKLERNGLDNLREHIIVEDEWLPEDIQLNYYSNYGAIYGVVSDKSKNKGFKAPKKSHKYKNLYFTGGSVNPGGGMPMVVLSGQQVRDMIKDKE; encoded by the coding sequence ATGGCAAAAACTATCACAGTTGTAGGTGGTGGACTTGGAGGCCTTTCAGCAGCCATATCCCTGGCTGCAGATGGGCATCAGGTCAGATTATTTGAGAAAAACCAGCATTTAGGAGGCAAGCTCAACCAGGATACTATTGATGGTTTCACATTTGACCTGGGCCCCTCAATCCTGACAATGCCCCATATCTTCAAGAAATTATTTGAGCTCCACAACCAGGATATGGGTGATTTTTTAGAAATCCAGAGATTAGATTTAGAATGGCGCTCATTTTTTGAAGATGGAACAGTTATTGACCTTTATTCAGATCTTGGAGAGATGCTTGAAGAAAACAAAGATTTAGACTCTAAAGATATTGAAGAAATCAAAAATTATCTCGATTATGCAGGTGGCATCAGTGATTTAGTAGAAGAAGGCTATTTTGCTGAAGGCCTTGATACCCTGGGCCAGGTTCTAAAATATTATGGACCGATAAAAGCCTTTCGTGGTCTTGATTATTTTTCAACAATGGCAGATGGCGTTGCAAAAAGAATTAATAATCCTTATCTGCAGCATATCTATAATTTTTTTATAAAATATGTTGGTTCATCGCCCTATCAAGCTCCGGCAGTTTTAAATATGCTGCCCTATATCCAATACAAATACGGACTCTGGTATGTGCCTGGCGGCCTCTTTAGAATTTCAGAAGCCCTCCAGCAGTTAGCTGCCGGTATTGACAACCTTGAACTTAACACCGGCAGCGAGGTCGTTGGCATTGAAAAAACTGGAGATAAAATAGATGGAGTTATTCTTGAAAATGGCCAGCTAATTAAAAGCGATTATATAGTTTCTAATATGGAAGTTATTCCTTTTTACAGGGATCTGCTGGTCGAACCAGAGATAGAAAATAAATATCAGAAATTTGAGCCGGCCTGTTCCGGCTATGTTCTCCATTTAGGAGTTGATCGCCGTTATAATAATCTTGCCCATCATAATTTCTTTTTCTCTAAAGACCCTAAAGAGCACTTTGCCTCAGTCTTTCAGGAATATAAACTGCCAGAAGACCCAACAATTTATCTGGTAGCATCAAGCCAGACTGACACAGCTCAGGCCCCTGAAGGTTGCGAGAATATAAAGATTCTGCCTCATATTCCCCATCTAGGCAGAGGCAGCTTTAGCAGAGAGGAGTATGACAGCTTAAAAGAGAGGGTCCTTGATAAGCTGGAGCGGAATGGGCTTGATAATCTCAGAGAACATATTATAGTTGAAGATGAATGGCTACCAGAGGATATTCAGCTCAATTATTATTCAAATTATGGAGCTATATACGGTGTAGTTTCTGATAAATCAAAGAATAAAGGCTTTAAAGCCCCTAAAAAAAGCCATAAATATAAAAACCTTTACTTTACCGGCGGTTCAGTCAACCCAGGCGGAGGAATGCCAATGGTAGTTCTATCTGGCCAGCAGGTAAGAGATATGATCAAGGATAAGGAGTGA
- the fumC gene encoding class II fumarate hydratase: MDSEFRLEQDSLGEVKVPKKVYYGAQTERSRNNFPIGKEKIPEEVIKAYGMVKLAAARANHQLGKLSEEKLELIERVTEEIITGRLDDHFPLVVWQTGSGTQTNMNVNEVISNRASEIAGNEQGSHDPLHPNDDVNMSQSSNDTFPTAMSVAATLAIGKKLKPALENFHETLEEKSEEFSDQIKTGRTHLMDATPVSLGQEFSGYASQVQHGLGHLEDSLAHLKELAIGGTAVGTGLNTPEGFDNEVVSNLNQLTGFNFKAAPNKFEAIAAHDSIVNCSGALKTIATSLIKIANDIRWLASGPRCGLAEIEIPANEPGSSIMPGKINPTQAEALLQVSYQVVGNDTVINLAGSSGNFELNVAKPVMIYNLLQSINLLADAVKSFEKRCLKGVKPLSKNLSKYLNRSLMLVTALTPLIGYEKAAEIANKAHRESKTLKEVAVGDGYLTEEEFEKNVDPGSMI; the protein is encoded by the coding sequence ATGGATTCAGAGTTTCGTTTAGAACAGGATTCACTAGGAGAAGTTAAGGTTCCCAAAAAAGTTTATTATGGTGCTCAGACAGAACGCTCAAGAAATAATTTTCCAATTGGTAAAGAAAAGATACCAGAGGAGGTAATAAAAGCTTATGGCATGGTCAAACTGGCTGCAGCCAGGGCCAACCATCAATTAGGTAAACTTTCAGAGGAGAAATTAGAACTTATTGAAAGAGTTACAGAAGAAATAATTACTGGCAGGCTGGATGACCATTTTCCATTAGTTGTCTGGCAGACAGGTTCTGGAACCCAGACCAATATGAATGTCAATGAAGTTATCAGTAATCGGGCTTCAGAGATTGCAGGCAATGAACAAGGATCTCATGATCCCCTTCATCCTAATGATGATGTGAACATGTCTCAATCATCCAATGATACTTTCCCGACAGCAATGTCTGTCGCCGCTACCCTAGCTATTGGAAAAAAATTAAAACCGGCCTTAGAAAATTTTCATGAAACCTTAGAAGAGAAGTCTGAAGAATTTTCAGACCAGATTAAAACTGGTAGAACCCATCTAATGGATGCAACCCCGGTCAGCCTGGGCCAGGAATTTTCAGGTTATGCCAGCCAGGTACAACACGGACTTGGTCATCTTGAAGATAGTCTTGCTCATCTAAAGGAATTGGCTATTGGAGGTACAGCAGTCGGCACCGGGTTAAATACTCCGGAAGGTTTTGACAATGAAGTTGTATCCAATCTTAATCAACTGACAGGATTTAACTTTAAAGCAGCCCCAAATAAATTTGAAGCCATCGCTGCCCATGATAGCATTGTTAATTGTAGCGGGGCTTTAAAAACAATTGCAACCAGCCTTATTAAAATTGCCAATGATATTCGCTGGCTGGCATCTGGTCCCCGTTGTGGTCTGGCAGAAATAGAAATCCCGGCTAATGAACCAGGGAGTTCAATTATGCCAGGTAAGATAAATCCAACCCAGGCAGAAGCCCTGCTCCAGGTTTCTTATCAGGTAGTTGGAAATGATACAGTAATAAATCTGGCAGGTTCCAGTGGCAATTTTGAGCTTAATGTTGCCAAACCAGTTATGATTTATAATTTATTGCAGAGCATTAATCTCCTGGCAGATGCCGTAAAATCCTTTGAGAAAAGATGTCTTAAAGGAGTTAAACCTCTTTCAAAAAATTTAAGTAAATATCTCAACCGCTCATTAATGCTGGTGACAGCTCTAACTCCATTAATTGGTTATGAGAAAGCTGCAGAGATTGCAAACAAGGCACACAGAGAAAGTAAAACTTTAAAAGAGGTAGCTGTTGGGGATGGTTATCTGACTGAAGAAGAGTTCGAAAAAAATGTTGATCCTGGCAGTATGATCTAA
- a CDS encoding gamma-glutamyltransferase family protein has product MKLDEFNYLDNPYKSQRMTVFGTNGMVATSQPLAAQAGLSVLRRGGNAVDAAVATAAALTVLEPTSNGIGSDAFAIVWVDGKLHGLNSSGQAPAAISREKVKELGHDKMPKYGLTPVTVPGAPAAWAALSYRFGKLPLIEVLSEAIRYAENGFPVSPVTAAAWQRAAKVYKKKLDGDEFESWFKTFTDKNGNAPGAGETWRSFDHAATLKSIAHTGAESFYNGEIAEKIDEFSQQHNGFIRGDDMASFKPEWVEPLSVNYRGYDIWELPPNGQGIIALIALNILKEFKLEGLSQLEKYHKSIEALKLAFADGHKYITDPDKMSLKPEELLSQEYAEKRSQLIGQEALTPEPGQPPKGGTVYLAAADRDGQMVSFIQSNYMGFGSGIVVPGTGIALQNRGHTFSLDPEHDNSLEPGKRTYHTIIPGFMTKDNKPIGPFGVMGGFMQPQGHLQVIMNTIDRGFNPQAALDAPRWQWTEGKKIKVESNFPTREATLLADKGHEIQVSLSSGSFGRGQIIWKDEDTGVLAGATEPRTDGTVAAF; this is encoded by the coding sequence ATGAAATTAGATGAATTTAATTATCTTGATAACCCTTATAAATCACAGAGAATGACAGTTTTTGGCACTAACGGTATGGTGGCAACTTCTCAGCCGCTGGCAGCCCAGGCCGGCTTGTCAGTTCTTCGTCGTGGCGGGAATGCAGTTGATGCAGCAGTAGCCACAGCAGCGGCTCTGACAGTTTTAGAGCCAACCTCAAATGGTATTGGTTCTGATGCCTTTGCAATAGTCTGGGTAGATGGCAAGCTCCATGGCTTAAATAGTAGCGGACAGGCCCCGGCAGCTATTTCCAGAGAAAAGGTCAAAGAACTCGGCCATGATAAGATGCCTAAATATGGCCTAACTCCGGTAACAGTCCCAGGGGCTCCAGCAGCCTGGGCAGCTTTAAGCTATCGATTCGGCAAATTGCCATTAATAGAAGTTCTAAGTGAAGCTATCAGATACGCAGAAAACGGATTCCCGGTATCACCAGTAACAGCAGCAGCCTGGCAGCGGGCAGCCAAAGTTTATAAAAAGAAGCTTGATGGGGATGAATTTGAGAGCTGGTTTAAAACATTTACTGATAAAAATGGCAATGCCCCCGGGGCTGGAGAAACCTGGCGCTCCTTTGATCATGCAGCGACTCTAAAATCAATAGCCCACACAGGTGCAGAAAGCTTTTATAATGGAGAAATTGCAGAGAAGATTGATGAATTTTCCCAGCAGCATAATGGATTTATACGAGGAGATGACATGGCCAGTTTCAAGCCAGAATGGGTAGAACCTCTATCTGTAAATTATCGAGGTTATGACATCTGGGAACTCCCCCCTAATGGCCAGGGTATCATAGCTTTAATAGCTTTAAATATCCTAAAGGAATTCAAATTGGAAGGATTAAGCCAGTTAGAAAAATATCATAAATCAATTGAAGCCCTAAAGCTTGCCTTTGCAGATGGCCATAAATATATAACTGATCCAGACAAGATGTCACTAAAACCAGAAGAGCTCCTCAGCCAGGAATATGCAGAAAAGAGAAGTCAATTAATCGGCCAGGAAGCTCTAACACCAGAACCAGGCCAGCCACCAAAGGGAGGAACTGTCTATCTCGCCGCGGCAGATAGAGATGGCCAGATGGTATCATTCATCCAGAGCAACTATATGGGCTTCGGCTCAGGAATAGTTGTACCTGGCACAGGAATAGCATTGCAGAACCGTGGCCATACCTTTAGCCTTGATCCAGAACATGACAATAGCCTGGAGCCTGGCAAACGGACCTATCACACAATTATTCCTGGCTTTATGACTAAAGATAATAAACCTATCGGCCCATTTGGAGTTATGGGTGGCTTCATGCAGCCCCAGGGTCACCTTCAGGTTATCATGAATACCATAGATAGAGGCTTTAATCCCCAGGCAGCCCTGGACGCCCCCCGCTGGCAATGGACAGAAGGCAAAAAAATAAAAGTTGAAAGCAACTTTCCAACCAGAGAAGCAACTTTGCTGGCAGATAAAGGCCATGAAATCCAGGTCTCATTATCATCAGGCAGCTTTGGCAGAGGCCAGATCATCTGGAAAGATGAAGATACTGGAGTACTGGCAGGTGCAACAGAACCAAGGACAGACGGTACTGTGGCAGCATTTTAG
- a CDS encoding fasciclin domain-containing protein, translating into MKKLSRLNKIGQIGLVFALVLFLFSPALNLTVDAHSHQMDIVETAQDAGGFTTLLAAAEEAGLVDALKGEGPLTVFAPNDEAFNQFLEEAGLTAEELLGDPRLGNILKFHVVPGKVMSTDLEDGISAETLLSPQEIDISINDGVFLNDNIQVIAPDIEASNGVIHVIDGVLWPADIVETAVAAGFDTLVTAVERAGLVEALKGPGLFTVFAPIDEAFEALPSGVLEELLDNPEDLADVLLFHVVSGQVMAETVVGLDGQEVETLLGETIEITIDGGEVFLGQPKVTRTDIQTLNGVIHVIDLVLVP; encoded by the coding sequence ATGAAAAAATTAAGTAGGTTAAACAAAATCGGTCAAATAGGTTTAGTTTTTGCTCTTGTATTATTTTTATTTAGTCCAGCTTTAAATTTAACTGTAGATGCCCATTCTCATCAGATGGATATAGTAGAGACTGCTCAAGATGCTGGTGGTTTCACAACACTTCTTGCAGCTGCAGAGGAGGCAGGATTAGTTGATGCATTAAAAGGTGAAGGTCCTTTAACTGTTTTTGCACCTAATGATGAAGCATTTAATCAGTTTTTAGAAGAAGCTGGTTTAACAGCTGAAGAGCTTCTTGGTGATCCAAGATTAGGTAATATCCTTAAGTTCCATGTTGTTCCAGGCAAAGTAATGTCTACAGACCTTGAAGATGGTATATCAGCTGAGACACTTTTAAGCCCACAGGAAATAGATATCTCCATTAATGATGGAGTATTTTTAAATGATAATATTCAGGTTATAGCCCCGGACATTGAAGCAAGTAATGGAGTAATTCATGTAATTGATGGAGTTTTATGGCCAGCTGATATTGTTGAGACAGCAGTGGCTGCCGGATTTGATACTCTTGTTACAGCTGTAGAAAGAGCAGGTTTAGTTGAAGCCCTAAAAGGTCCAGGTCTCTTTACAGTTTTTGCTCCAATTGATGAAGCCTTTGAGGCATTACCATCAGGAGTATTAGAAGAACTTTTAGATAATCCAGAAGACTTAGCCGATGTTTTATTATTCCATGTGGTTTCAGGCCAGGTTATGGCAGAAACTGTTGTTGGTTTAGATGGCCAGGAAGTTGAAACCCTTTTAGGTGAAACAATTGAAATAACAATAGATGGTGGCGAGGTATTTCTAGGACAACCTAAAGTAACAAGAACAGATATCCAGACATTAAATGGTGTAATCCATGTAATTGATTTAGTTCTTGTCCCTTAA
- a CDS encoding NADH-dependent [FeFe] hydrogenase, group A6, which yields MIKLIIDNQEISVEPGTTILEAARAAKVKIPTLCYEEELSVFGGCRLCIVEVDNKDSLMPACATEAEDGMVIRTHTPKVRDIRQTIFEMIIASHDISCELNCLTCSRASSCELREVAEDIGVTRMRLDPIIRGHSKDFSSYAIAREPNKCITCDRCIRKCQEIQGIGIFANAGRGPETIVTTFEDRGIGNVECTNCGQCIISCPTGALHEVYHYDKVWEALYDESKHVIVQTAPSVRVAIAESFGAEPGTVATGQLVAGLRRLGFDRVFDTNFTADLTIMEEATEVVKRITENQDLPVFTSCSPGWIKFIEHFYPEYLGHLSTAKSPQQMFGAIAKSYYAEESGIPREDIVSVSIMPCTAKKFEAQRPEMGDDVDYVLTTREAAMMFKSAGLNLCEQDESDYDELLGFSSGAADIFGNTGGVMEAALRTAYHIITGEELEDIEINAVRGLEGIKEASIKITDDLTVNVAVANGLANAHRVMEMLKEGKEYHFIEFMACPGGCIGGGGQPLPTGNTTRQEVREKRQKALYQIDHTKKIRRSHDNPMIKKLYADYLGEPGSHKAHDLLHTKYTARGIK from the coding sequence ATGATCAAGTTGATTATTGATAATCAAGAAATCAGCGTTGAACCTGGAACAACTATTTTGGAAGCTGCTAGAGCAGCTAAAGTTAAGATTCCAACACTCTGTTATGAGGAAGAACTTTCTGTCTTTGGTGGCTGCCGTCTCTGCATCGTTGAAGTCGATAATAAAGATAGCTTAATGCCTGCCTGTGCCACTGAAGCTGAGGATGGCATGGTTATTAGAACCCACACTCCTAAAGTCAGAGATATTAGACAAACCATTTTTGAGATGATTATAGCTTCACATGATATTAGCTGTGAGCTCAACTGTTTGACCTGTTCCAGAGCTTCTAGTTGTGAATTGAGAGAGGTAGCTGAAGACATTGGAGTTACAAGGATGAGACTGGATCCAATTATTAGAGGTCATAGCAAAGATTTTTCCAGCTATGCTATTGCCAGAGAACCTAATAAATGTATAACCTGTGACCGATGCATCAGAAAATGTCAGGAGATTCAGGGGATCGGGATCTTTGCAAATGCAGGCCGGGGTCCTGAGACAATAGTTACAACCTTTGAAGATAGAGGCATTGGAAATGTGGAATGTACAAACTGTGGCCAGTGCATTATCTCCTGCCCGACGGGTGCGCTTCATGAAGTTTATCATTATGATAAGGTCTGGGAAGCTCTATATGATGAGAGCAAACATGTTATTGTCCAGACTGCCCCTTCAGTCAGGGTAGCTATTGCTGAATCCTTTGGGGCAGAGCCTGGTACAGTTGCAACAGGTCAACTGGTTGCAGGTTTAAGAAGACTCGGTTTTGACAGAGTTTTTGATACTAATTTTACAGCTGATCTGACAATTATGGAAGAAGCAACTGAAGTCGTTAAAAGAATAACTGAAAATCAAGATCTACCAGTTTTTACATCCTGTAGCCCGGGCTGGATTAAATTTATAGAACATTTTTATCCTGAATATTTAGGGCATCTTTCAACAGCTAAATCTCCACAACAGATGTTTGGAGCAATTGCAAAAAGCTATTATGCTGAAGAATCAGGGATACCGAGGGAAGATATTGTTTCTGTTTCAATAATGCCCTGTACTGCCAAGAAATTTGAGGCTCAGCGGCCTGAAATGGGTGATGATGTAGATTATGTTCTGACAACCAGAGAGGCAGCAATGATGTTTAAGTCAGCAGGACTTAACCTCTGTGAGCAGGATGAATCAGACTATGACGAACTACTGGGCTTTTCCAGCGGCGCTGCAGATATTTTTGGAAATACCGGTGGAGTAATGGAAGCTGCTTTAAGAACAGCCTATCATATTATAACAGGTGAAGAACTTGAAGATATTGAAATCAATGCTGTTAGAGGTTTAGAGGGGATTAAAGAGGCCAGTATTAAGATTACTGATGATCTTACAGTGAATGTAGCTGTTGCTAATGGACTGGCTAATGCCCATAGAGTTATGGAGATGCTTAAAGAGGGTAAAGAATATCATTTTATAGAATTCATGGCCTGCCCAGGTGGCTGTATTGGTGGAGGTGGCCAGCCGCTGCCGACTGGAAATACTACCAGACAGGAAGTCCGAGAAAAGAGGCAGAAAGCTTTATACCAAATAGATCATACTAAAAAGATTCGCCGTTCCCATGATAATCCAATGATCAAAAAATTATATGCTGATTATTTAGGAGAGCCTGGAAGTCATAAAGCACATGATTTACTTCATACAAAATATACAGCTAGAGGAATAAAATAA